A single region of the Halichondria panicea chromosome 10, odHalPani1.1, whole genome shotgun sequence genome encodes:
- the LOC135343356 gene encoding uncharacterized protein LOC135343356, producing MGNKLEVPTVDLSGKVAIVTGGNTGIGYELVKGLAEMGAHTIMASRSEERATAAIARIKESSEKDLKVEFMRLDLGSIQSTKDFVRAFKEKNLPLHILINNAGIALLPFTMTDEGHEMHYQVNHLYPFLVTLELLPIVVETASTSGDGRILFVSSSGHMSSVTGPVNFETIDSDLDYGRLKSYGRTKLYNVMTTFALQRKLQNVSITVSAQHPGLVATEIKRGYGENRFVSFLGSVINATVARNPKDGAATILNCAVNPALNSQEAFYYDNCKVTASNPDARNETYQEELWRRSVKALRDHLSPEILEKYGPSTAVESVQPEPPSPLIPTEGDTEEGEEIPTTAAATVTTGDTVTTETTGDKEPEAGAQPSPPEIVENEPEDPSAIEDATKDSNDD from the exons ATGGGGAACAAGTTAGAAGTGCCTACAGTTGATCTGAGTGGCAAGGTGGCCATAGTGACTGGAGGGAACACTGGCATTGGCTATGAGTTGGTCAAGGGACTGGCAGAGATGGGTGCTCACACCATCATGGCCTCTAGATCAGAGGAGAGAGCCACTGCT GCAATAGCTCGTATAAAAGAGAGTTCTGAGAAAGATCTGAAAGTGGAGTTTATGCGTCTGGACCTTGGCTCCATTCAGTCCACTAAGGACTTTGTGAGGGCATTCAAAGAGAAGAACCTGCCACTGCACATACTCATCAACAACGCTGGTATTGCTTTGCTACCATTCA CTATGACAGATGAAGGCCATGAAATGCACTATCAG GTGAACCACCTTTATCCATTCCTCGTCACCTTGGAGCTACTTCCCATCGTCGTGGAGACTGCCTCTACTAGCGGAGATGGTAGGATACTGTTTGTCTCCTCCTCTGGTCATATGAGTAGTGTGACTGGACCCGTCAACTTTGAGACAATCGATTCAGACCTTGACTACGGTCGGCTAAAAAGCTATGGCCGCACCAAACTGTACAAT GTGATGACGACCTTTGCCCTCCAGCGTAAGCTTCAGAATGTATCCATTACTGTGTCTGCCCAACATCCTGGCCTG GTTGCCACTGAGATCAAGAGGGGGTACGGTGAGAATCGTTTTGTCTCCTTCCTTGGGAGCGTTATAAATGCAA CTGTTGCCCGTAATCCTAAGGATGGAGCGGCCACAATTCTGAACTGTGCCGTCAACCCTGCACTCAACTCCCAGGAAGCCTTCTACTACGACAACTGTAAAGTGACTGCCTCTAACCCTGACGCCAG GAATGAGACGTATCAGGAGGAGCTTTGGAGAAGAAGTGTCAAGGCTCTTAGAGACCACCTCTCACCAGAGATACTGGAGAAGTACGGACCCTCAACGGCTGTTGAAAGTGTGCAACCTGAACCCCCTTCCCCACTAATCCCTACTGAGGGTGACACAGAAGAAGGTGAAGAGATTCCTACTACTGCAGCTGCCACCGTCACTACTGGAGATACAGTTACAACAGAAACAACTGGTGATAAGGAACCTGAAGCTGGAGCACAACCCTCCCCACCCGAAATAGTTGAAAATGAACCAGAAGATCCATCTGCAATCGAAGATGCCACTAAGGATAGTAATGATGACTAG
- the LOC135343355 gene encoding uncharacterized protein LOC135343355: MGNKLEVPIVDLSGKVAIVTGGNTGIGYELVKGLAEMGAHTIMASRSEERATAAIARIKESSEKDLKVEFMRLDLGSIQSTKDFVRAFKEKNLPLHILINNAGIAMLPFTMTDEGHEMHYQVNHLYPFLVTLELLPIVVETASTSGDGRILFVSSSGHVRNVTGPVNFETIDSDLDYGRLKSYGRTKLYNVMTTFALQRRLQNVSITVSAQHPGLVATEIKRGYSDHRFLSSVASVVNATIARNPKDGAATTLNCAVNPALNSQEAFYYDSCKVTAPNPDARNETYQEELWRRSIEALRDHLSPEILEKYGPSTAIESVQPEPPSPPLPTEGETEEGEEISTTAAATVTTGDTVTTETTGDKEPEAGAPPSPPEIVENEPEDPAAIEDATKDSNDD, from the exons ATGGGGAACAAGTTAGAGGTACCTATAGTTGACCTGAGTGGCAAGGTGGCCATAGTGACTGGAGGGAACACTGGCATTGGCTATGAGTTGGTCAAGGGACTGGCAGAGATGGGTGCTCACACCATCATGGCCTCCAGATCAGAGGAGAGGGCCACTGCT GCAATCGCTCGTATAAAAGAAAGTTCTGAGAAAGATTTGAAAGTGGAGTTTATGCGTCTGGACCTTGGCTCCATCCAGTCCACTAAGGACTTTGTGAGGGCATTCAAAGAGAAGAACCTGCCACTGCACATACTCATCAACAACGCTGGTATTGCGATGCTACCATTCA CTATGACTGACGAAGGCCATGAAATGCACTATCAG GTGAACCACCTTTATCCATTCCTCGTCACCTTGGAGCTACTTCCCATCGTCGTGGAGACTGCCTCCACTAGCGGAGATGGTAGGATACTGTTTGTCTCCTCCTCTGGTCATGTGCGTAATGTGACTGGACCCGTCAACTTTGAGACAATCGATTCAGACCTTGACTACGGTCGGCTCAAAAGCTATGGCCGTACCAAACTGTACAAT GTGATGACGACCTTTGCCCTCCAGCGTAGGCTTCAAAATGTCTCCATTACAGTGTCTGCCCAACATCCTGGCctg GTGGCCACTGAGATCAAGAGGGGGTACAGTGATCATCGATTTCTCTCTTCTGTTGCAAGTGTTGTAAATGCAA CTATTGCCCGTAATCCTAAGGATGGAGCAGCCACAACTCTGAACTGTGCCGTCAACCCTGCACTCAACTCCCAGGAAGCCTTCTACTACGACAGCTGTAAAGTGACTGCCCCTAACCCTGACGCCAG GAATGAGACGTATCAGGAGGAGCTCTGGAGAAGAAGTATCGAGGCTCTTAGAGACCACCTCTCACCAGAGATACTGGAGAAGTACGGACCCTCAACGGCTATTGAAAGTGTGCAACCTGAACCCCCTTCCCCACCACTCCCTACTGAGGGCGAGACAGAAGAAGGTGAAGAGATTTCTACTACTGCAGCTGCTACCGTTACTACTGGAGATACAGTTACAACAGAAACGACTGGTGATAAGGAACCTGAAGCTGGAGCACCACCCTCCCCACCCGAAATAGTTGAAAATGAACCAGAAGATCCAGCTGCAATCGAAGATGCCACTAAGGACAGTAATGATGACTAG
- the LOC135343358 gene encoding retinol dehydrogenase 12-like, translated as MGNKLEVPTVDLSGKVAIVTGGNTGIGYELVKGLAEMGAHTIMASRSEERATAAVARIKESSEKDLKVEFMRLDLCSLQSTKDFVRAFKEKNLPLHILINNAGILAVPFARTDDGHEMQYQVNHLCPFLITLELLPIVLETASTSGDGRILFVSSSGHYKLYAGEVDFNSIDSEEMYTRAKAYGRTKLYNVMTTFSLQRRLKDVSITVSAQHPGVVRTEISRGVSDSKALLLFFKFILATSGREPKEGAATTLNCAVNPALNSQEAFYYDSCKVTAPNPDARNETYQEELWRRSIEALRDHLSPEILEKYGPSMAVESVQPEPPSPPLPTEGETEEGEEIPTTAAATVTARDTVTTEMTGDGQPEAGAPPSSPEIENESAANATD; from the exons ATGGGAAACAAGTTAGAAGTGCCTACAGTTGATCTGAGTGGCAAGGTGGCCATAGTGACTGGAGGGAACACTGGCATTGGCTATGAGTTGGTCAAGGGACTGGCAGAGATGGGTGCTCACACCATCATGGCCTCTAGATCAGAGGAGAGAGCCACTGCT GCAGTAGCTCGTATAAAAGAAAGTTCTGAGAAAGATCTGAAAGTGGAGTTTATGCGTCTGGACCTTTGTTCCCTCCAGTCCACTAAGGACTTTGTGAGGGCATTCAAAGAGAAGAACCTGCCACTGCACATACTCATCAACAACGCTGGTATTTTGGCCGTCCCATTTG CAAGAACAGATGATGGACATGAGATGCAGTATCAG GTGAACCATCTCTGTCCGTTCCTCATCACCTTGGAGCTACTGCCCATCGTCTTGGAGACTGCCTCCACCAGCGGAGATGGTAGGATACTATTCGTCTCCTCCTCTGGTCACTACAAACTATACGCTGGAGAAGTGGACTTCAATAGCATTGACTCTGAGGAGATGTACACAAGGGCGAAAGCCTATGGACGTACGaaactgtacaat GTGATGACAACATTTTCCCTACAGCGTCGACTAAAGGATGTCTCCATCACAGTGTCTGCTCAACATCCTGGTGTA GTACGCACCGAAATTAGCAGGGGTGTTAGTGACAGCAAGGCTCTCCTGCTCTTCTTTAAGTTCATACTTGCAA cctctgGTCGAGAACCTAAAGAAGGAGCGGCCACAACTCTGAACTGTGCCGTCAACCCTGCACTCAACTCCCAGGAAGCCTTCTACTACGACAGCTGTAAAGTGACTGCCCCTAACCCTGACGCCAG GAATGAGACGTATCAGGAGGAGCTCTGGAGAAGAAGTATCGAGGCTCTTAGAGACCACCTCTCACCAGAGATACTGGAGAAGTACGGACCCtcaatggctgttgaaagtgtGCAACCTGAACCCCCTTCCCCGCCACTCCCTACTGAGGGTGAGACCGAAGAAGGTGAAGAGATTCCTACTACTGCAGCTGCTACCGTTACTGCTAGAGATACAGTTACGACGGAAATGACTGGTGATGGGCAGCCTGAAGCTGGAGCACCACCTTCCTCACCCGAAATAGAAAATGAATCAGCTGCAAATGCCACAGACTAA
- the LOC135343357 gene encoding uncharacterized protein LOC135343357 — MGNKLEVPTVDLSGKVAIVTGGNTGIGYELVKGLAEMGAHTIMASRSEERATAAIARIKESSEKDLKVEFMRLDLGSIQSTKDFVRAFKEKNLPLHILINNAGIALLPFTMTDEGHEMHYQVNHLYPFLITLELLPIVVETASTSGDGRILFVSSSDHMNNVTGPVNFETIDSDLDYGRQKSYGRTKLYNVMTTFALQRRLQNVSITVSAQHPGLVATEIKRGYSDNRFVFFLWSAMHATVARNPKDGAATTLNCAVNPALNSQEAFYYDSCKVTAPNPDARNETYQEELWRRSIEALRDHLSPEILEKYGPSTAVESVQPEPPSPPLPTEGETEGEEITTTAAATVTTGDTVTMETTGDKEPEAGAPPSPPEIVENEPEDPAAIDATKDSNDD; from the exons ATGGGGAACAAGTTAGAAGTGCCTACAGTTGATCTGAGTGGCAAGGTGGCCATAGTGACTGGAGGGAACACTGGCATTGGCTATGAGTTGGTCAAGGGATTGGCAGAGATGGGTGCTCACACCATCATGGCCTCTAGATCAGAGGAGAGAGCCACTGCT GCAATAGCTCGTATAAAAGAGAGTTCTGAGAAAGATCTGAAAGTAGAGTTTATGCGTCTGGACCTTGGCTCCATCCAGTCCACTAAGGACTTTGTGAGGGCATTCAAAGAGAAGAACCTGCCACTGCACATACTCATCAACAACGCTGGTATTGCTTTGCTACCATTCA CTATGACAGATGAAGGCCATGAAATGCACTATCAG GTGAACCACCTATATCCATTCCTCATCACCTTGGAGCTACTACCCATCGTCGTGGAGACTGCCTCCACTAGCGGAGATGGTAGGATACTGTTTGTCTCCTCCTCTGATCATATGAATAATGTGACTGGACCCGTCAACTTTGAGACAATCGATTCAGACCTTGACTACGGTCGGCAAAAAAGCTATGGCCGCACCAAACTGTACAAT GTGATGACGACCTTTGCCCTTCAGCGTAGGCTTCAGAATGTATCCATTACAGTGTCTGCCCAACATCCTGGCCTG GTAGCCACTGAGATCAAGAGGGGGTACAGTGACAATCGTTTTGTCTTCTTCCTTTGGAGCGCTATGCATGCAA CTGTTGCCCGTAATCCTAAGGATGGAGCAGCCACAACTCTGAACTGTGCCGTCAACCCTGCACTCAACTCCCAGGAAGCCTTCTACTACGACAGCTGTAAAGTGACAGCCCCTAACCCTGACGCCAG GAATGAGACGTATCAGGAGGAGCTCTGGAGAAGAAGTATCGAGGCTCTTAGAGACCACCTCTCACCAGAGATACTGGAGAAATACGGACCCTCAACGGCTGTTGAAAGTGTGCAACCTGAACCCCCTTCCCCACCACTCCCTACTGAGGGCGAGACAGAAGGTGAAGAGATTACTACTACTGCAGCTGCTACCGTTACCACTGGAGATACAGTTACGATGGAAACGACTGGTGATAAGGAGCCTGAAGCTGGAGCACCACCCTCCCCACCCGAAATAGTTGAAAATGAACCAGAAGATCCAGCTGCAATTGATGCCACTAAGGACAGTAATGATGATTAG
- the LOC135343351 gene encoding class II receptor tyrosine kinase-like, with protein sequence MYRSKTLAISTHNENNYIEVELTPNLTENVTDIQNSPMARDSVIPTIPSQDLVETDFQQMGFDREELEYENGELYRQPGRMQLKRRSTNSTEPKLTKVITVDFEDALDSNPIYDTASILGDGFMEENPLYDDQETCGAEGILSGEKSLLEPNPMHESEQSLMKENPLYGRRSCSTDSELSGEPIFNEAFNPAMLSCKGDQFYYEEINPSNFEPSQQDGDDTNLLPFEPVYDIPSLVVASAKPLLIETENICEERVLGIGQFGEVILAETVGLSEKDLKLGSSTDKNARILVAVKKLKDQADNSMKESFEKEIKFMSGLSDENIVRLLAVCDKEPKFIVIEYMGNGDLYQFLKRHQLDTAELLENRLTVSNLLYISVQIASGMRYLASLKYVHRDLASRNCLVGNNLTVKISDFGMSRNLYESVYYRLQGRAILPIRWMAMESFYGRFSEKTDVWSFGITLWEIFTLGRFLPYEELDDQQVVDEAIRNKQRKLLPKPEACPEDVYQRVMLKCWEYKLEDRADFAELHKVLEEIHKHLK encoded by the coding sequence ATGTATCGCAGTAAGACTCTAGCCATTTCGACACACAATGAGAACAATTACATAGAAGTTGAACTCACGCCTAATTTGACAGAAAACGTAACCGACATTCAGAACTCCCCTATGGCACGAGACAGCGTTATCCCTACAATACCTTCCCAGGATTTGGTTGAGACAGATTTTCAACAAATGGGATTCGATCGTGAAGAGCTAGAGTACGAAAATGGAGAGTTGTACAGACAGCCGGGAAGAATGCAACTAAAGAGGAGATCAACAAATTCAACTGAGCCAAAATTGACGAAAGTCATTACAGTTGATTTTGAGGATGCGCTTGATTCCAATCCAATATATGATACTGCATCTATTTTAGGTGATGGTTTTATGGAGGAAAATCCACTGTATGATGATCAAGAAACCTGCGGGGCAGAGGGTATACTCAGTGGAGAAAAATCATTGCTTGAACCAAATCCGATGCATGAGTCTGAACAGAGTCTTATGAAGGAGAATCCATTGTACGGTAGGCGGAGCTGCAGTACTGACAGCGAACTCAGTGGAGAACCAATTTTCAATGAGGCTTTTAATCCAGCTATGTTGTCATGCAAAGGAGATCAATTTTACTATGAAGAAATAAATCCAAGTAACTTTGAACCAAGTCAGCAAGATGGCGATGACACGAATTTACTTCCATTTGAACCAGTGTACGACATACCTTCGCTGGTGGTGGCATCCGCAAAGCCCTTGCTAATTGAAACTGAAAACATTTGTGAAGAAAGGGTTCTTGGAATCGGGCAGTTTGGGGAAGTTATTTTAGCGGAAACTGTGGGTTTGAGTGAGAAAGACCTGAAGCTTGGTAGCAGCACTGACAAGAATGCACGGATCCTAGTGGCAGTGAAGAAGCTGAAAGATCAGGCCGACAACTCCATGAAGGAATCGTTTGAgaaagagatcaagttcatGTCCGGGCTCTCCGATGAGAACATTGTTCGTTTGTTGGCTGTGTGTGATAAGGAGCCAAAGTTCATTGTGATCGAGTACATGGGAAACGGAGATCTTTATCAGTTCTTAAAACGACACCAGCTGGATACTGCCGAATTGCTGGAAAACAGATTGACAGTTTCGAATCTCCTGTACATTAGTGTTCAGATAGCCAGTGGAATGCGATATCTTGCTTCTCTTAAATACGTGCACAGAGATTTGGCCTCTAGGAACTGCCTTGTGGGCAACAATTTGACAGTAAAAATTTCTGATTTTGGCATGAGTCGCAATCTCTACGAGTCAGTCTACTATCGATTACAAGGGCGAGCCATACTTCCAATTCGTTGGATGGCAATGGAAAGTTTCTATGGGAGATTCTCTGAGAAGACAGACGTCTGGTCATTTGGTATCACACTGTGGGAGATATTCACTCTGGGAAGATTCCTCCCTTACGAGGAACTGGACGATCAGCAAGTTGTTGATGAAGCAATTAGAAACAAGCAACGTAAACTACTACCGAAGCCCGAGGCATGCCCTGAGGATGTCTACCAACGTGTGATGCTTAAATGCTGGGAGTACAAACTAGAAGATAGAGCTGATTTCGCAGAGCTCCACAAAGTTCTAGAAGAAATTCACAAGCACTTGAAATAA
- the LOC135343362 gene encoding dehydrogenase/reductase SDR family member on chromosome X-like codes for MGNKLEVPTVDLSGKVAIVTGGNTGIGYELVKGLAEMGAHTIMASRSEERATAAIARMKESSEKDLKVEFMRLDLGSIQSTKDFVRAFKEKNLPLHILINNAGILAVPFARTDDGHEMQYQVNHLCPFLITLELLPIVLETASTSGDCRILFVSSSAHYKRSAGEVDFNSIDSEEMYTRTKAYGRTKLYNVMTTFSYSVD; via the exons ATGGGGAACAAGTTAGAAGTGCCTACAGTTGATCTGAGTGGCAAGGTGGCCATAGTGACTGGAGGGAACACTGGCATTGGCTATGAGTTGGTCAAGGGACTGGCAGAGATGGGTGCTCACACCATCATGGCCTCCAGATCAGAGGAGAGAGCCACTGCT GCAATAGCTCGTATGAAAGAGAGTTCTGAGAAAGATCTGAAAGTAGAGTTTATGCGTCTGGACCTTGGCTCCATTCAGTCCACTAAGGACTTTGTGAGGGCATTCAAAGAGAAGAACCTGCCACTGCACATACTCATCAACAACGCTGGTATTTTGGCCGTCCCATTTG CAAGAACAGATGATGGACATGAGATGCAGTATCAG GTGAACCATCTCTGTCCGTTCCTCATCACCTTGGAGCTACTGCCCATCGTCTTGGAGACTGCCTCCACCAGCGGAGATTGTAGGATACTGTTCGTCTCCTCTTCTGCTCACTACAAACGATCCGCTGGGGAAGTGGACTTCAATAGCATTGACTCTGAGGAGATGTACACAAGGACGAAAGCCTATGGACGTACGAAATTGTACAAT GTGATGACAACATTTTCCTACAGCGTCGACTAA